A window from Nocardioides mesophilus encodes these proteins:
- a CDS encoding molybdopterin oxidoreductase family protein: protein MARSDRIAEPWGTRTPYGPGEEWPARVDMYLADGLTEQDVDSWHQTASVLHSNGDAMDIAVKDGSIVGVRGREVDRVNHGRLGPKDLFGWQANNSPDRLTKPLIRRDGELVETDWDTAMDAVAGRTKELLAERGPSSIGFYTTGQLFLEEYYTLALIGHGGIGTNHMDGNTRLCTATAAAALKESFGSDGQPGSYTDVDHADVIALFGHNMAETQTVLWTRILDRLAGPNPPQVICVDPRETEVARHATVHLAPRPGTNVMLMNGLLHEIVENGWVDHDYLDRYTVGFDELKKMLADYPPEVAAEVCDVPVEELRRAAHVLGHAERLLSTVLQGFYQSHQATAAAVQVNNLNIIRGKLGKPGCGVLQMNGQPTAQNTRECGADGDMAGFRNWSNEEHVKSLAKVWNIDYHQIPHYSAPTHLMQMMRYAEDGSIRFLYVSGTNPAVSLPELGRIREILKQERLFLVVQDIFLTETAQLADVVLPAATWGEKTGTFTNVDRTVHLSEKAVEPPGEARADLDIFIDYARRVGLEDKDGEPLVKWTDAEGAFEGWKECTRGRPVDYTGMSYAKLRGGSGIQWPCNDEHPDGTERIYADGQFWSAPDYCESYGRDMVTGAPVSPVEYKALNPDGKAVIKAAEYLPPHELPTEDYPFLLTTGRTLYHFHTRTKTARAPQLQRAAPEVWVEMAASEAEARDWHEGDLLEVSTPRGKVEARLRISGIRPGVLFLPFHYGYWDRPGGHEPDGELGRAANELTITDWDPVSKQPLFKSATAQVRRLGADGEPSAAPTTTASRPARPVDADVPTTRGGPDAEVEERAGQGATSTGGGR, encoded by the coding sequence ATGGCCAGATCCGATCGCATCGCCGAGCCCTGGGGAACCCGCACGCCGTACGGACCGGGCGAGGAGTGGCCGGCCCGGGTCGACATGTACCTCGCCGACGGCCTCACCGAGCAGGACGTCGACAGCTGGCACCAGACCGCGAGCGTGCTGCACTCCAACGGCGACGCCATGGACATCGCCGTCAAGGACGGCAGCATCGTCGGCGTCCGGGGCCGCGAGGTCGACCGGGTCAACCACGGACGTCTCGGACCCAAGGACCTCTTCGGCTGGCAGGCGAACAACTCCCCCGACCGTCTCACCAAGCCGCTGATCCGTCGCGACGGCGAGCTCGTCGAGACCGACTGGGACACGGCGATGGACGCCGTCGCCGGCCGCACTAAGGAGCTGCTCGCCGAGCGCGGACCCAGCTCGATCGGGTTCTACACCACCGGCCAGCTCTTCCTCGAGGAGTACTACACGCTCGCGCTGATCGGGCACGGCGGCATCGGCACCAACCACATGGACGGCAACACCCGGCTGTGCACCGCCACCGCCGCTGCCGCCCTGAAGGAGTCGTTCGGCTCCGACGGGCAGCCCGGCTCCTACACCGACGTCGACCACGCGGACGTGATCGCGCTGTTCGGCCACAACATGGCCGAGACCCAGACGGTGCTGTGGACGCGGATCCTCGACCGGCTGGCCGGGCCGAACCCGCCGCAGGTCATCTGCGTCGACCCGCGGGAGACCGAGGTCGCCCGGCACGCCACGGTCCACCTCGCACCGCGGCCCGGCACCAACGTGATGCTGATGAACGGCCTGCTGCACGAGATCGTGGAGAACGGCTGGGTCGACCACGACTACCTCGACCGGTACACCGTCGGCTTCGACGAGCTGAAGAAGATGCTGGCCGACTATCCGCCGGAGGTCGCCGCGGAGGTCTGCGACGTGCCGGTGGAGGAGCTGCGGCGAGCGGCGCACGTGCTCGGCCATGCGGAGCGGCTGCTCTCCACGGTGTTGCAGGGGTTCTACCAGTCGCACCAGGCGACGGCCGCCGCCGTACAGGTCAACAACCTCAACATCATCCGGGGCAAGCTCGGCAAGCCCGGTTGTGGCGTGCTGCAGATGAACGGACAGCCCACGGCGCAGAACACCCGCGAGTGCGGCGCGGACGGCGACATGGCCGGCTTCCGCAACTGGAGCAACGAGGAGCACGTCAAGAGCCTGGCGAAGGTCTGGAACATCGACTACCACCAGATTCCGCACTACTCGGCTCCCACCCACCTGATGCAGATGATGCGCTACGCCGAGGACGGCTCGATCCGGTTCCTCTACGTCAGCGGCACCAACCCCGCGGTCTCGCTGCCCGAGCTGGGCCGGATCCGCGAGATCCTCAAGCAGGAACGACTCTTCCTCGTCGTCCAGGACATCTTCCTCACCGAGACCGCGCAGCTGGCCGACGTCGTGCTGCCGGCGGCCACCTGGGGGGAGAAGACCGGCACGTTCACCAACGTCGACCGCACCGTGCACCTGTCGGAGAAGGCGGTGGAACCGCCCGGTGAGGCTCGCGCGGACCTCGACATCTTCATCGACTACGCCCGGCGGGTCGGCCTCGAGGACAAGGACGGCGAGCCGTTGGTGAAGTGGACCGACGCCGAGGGCGCCTTCGAGGGCTGGAAGGAGTGCACGCGCGGCCGTCCGGTGGACTACACCGGGATGAGCTACGCCAAGCTCCGCGGCGGCAGCGGCATCCAGTGGCCGTGCAACGACGAGCACCCGGACGGCACCGAGCGGATCTACGCCGACGGGCAGTTCTGGAGCGCGCCGGACTACTGCGAGAGCTACGGGCGCGACATGGTCACCGGCGCGCCGGTGTCCCCGGTGGAGTACAAGGCTCTCAACCCCGACGGCAAGGCGGTCATCAAGGCAGCGGAGTACCTCCCGCCGCACGAGCTGCCCACCGAGGACTATCCGTTCCTGCTCACCACCGGCCGCACGCTTTACCACTTCCACACCCGCACCAAGACCGCCCGGGCCCCGCAGCTGCAACGCGCGGCTCCCGAGGTCTGGGTGGAGATGGCCGCGTCCGAGGCGGAGGCCCGCGACTGGCACGAGGGCGACCTGCTCGAGGTCTCGACCCCCCGCGGCAAGGTCGAGGCCCGGCTGCGGATCAGCGGGATCCGGCCCGGGGTGCTGTTCCTGCCTTTCCACTACGGCTACTGGGACCGGCCCGGCGGCCACGAGCCGGACGGTGAGCTCGGCCGCGCCGCCAACGAGCTGACCATCACGGACTGGGACCCGGTCTCGAAGCAGCCGCTGTTCAAGAGCGCCACGGCCCAGGTACGCCGACTCGGCGCCGACGGCGAGCCCTCGGCCGCCCCGACCACGACCGCGTCCCGTCCGGCGCGGCCGGTCGACGCCGACGTGCCGACGACCCGCGGAGGTCCCGACGCCGAGGTCGAGGAACGTGCCGGACAGGGCGCCACAAGCACCGGAGGTGGGCGATGA
- a CDS encoding class I SAM-dependent methyltransferase, translating into METSDNAQGEVRRADETTAAWRQVDEGWGRAAVDFATLSEPANCREYVALHAELGVGAGDRLLDVACGAGLAVELAALRGASCAGIDASPRLVAVARDRSPAADLRVGDMHHLPWEDGSFDVVTSFRGIWGTTPDARWPRYAACSGPAAGWG; encoded by the coding sequence ATGGAGACCTCGGACAACGCCCAGGGCGAGGTGCGCCGAGCCGACGAGACGACGGCCGCCTGGCGGCAGGTCGATGAGGGCTGGGGCCGGGCCGCCGTCGACTTCGCGACGCTCAGCGAGCCCGCCAACTGCCGGGAGTACGTCGCGCTGCACGCCGAGCTCGGCGTCGGAGCCGGCGACCGGCTGCTCGACGTCGCCTGCGGTGCCGGCCTGGCGGTGGAGCTGGCGGCGCTGCGCGGCGCCTCCTGCGCCGGTATCGACGCCTCGCCCCGGCTGGTCGCGGTGGCCCGCGACCGCAGCCCGGCGGCCGACCTGCGGGTCGGCGACATGCACCACCTGCCCTGGGAGGACGGCTCCTTCGACGTCGTGACCAGCTTCCGCGGCATCTGGGGGACCACGCCGGACGCGCGCTGGCCGAGGTACGCCGCGTGCTCCGGCCCGGCGGCCGGCTGGGGCTGA
- a CDS encoding carboxymuconolactone decarboxylase family protein, whose protein sequence is MAACASALGDAYCSLAWGGKLAGEAGDDVAAAVLGGTDAGLDPAEKALAAWARQVTRDPNGTREPDVQVLRDAGFDDGQIFGITLFVGLRIAFSTVNDALGALPDRALADGLPAAVRGAVGFGRPVDPTPAP, encoded by the coding sequence GTGGCCGCGTGCGCCTCCGCGCTGGGTGACGCCTACTGCTCGCTGGCCTGGGGCGGCAAGCTGGCCGGCGAGGCCGGTGACGACGTCGCGGCCGCGGTGCTGGGCGGGACCGACGCCGGCCTGGATCCCGCCGAGAAGGCACTCGCGGCGTGGGCGCGTCAGGTGACGCGTGACCCGAACGGCACTCGGGAGCCGGACGTGCAGGTGCTGCGCGATGCCGGGTTCGACGACGGGCAGATCTTCGGCATCACGCTCTTCGTCGGGCTGCGGATCGCGTTCTCGACCGTGAACGACGCACTCGGGGCGCTGCCCGACCGGGCTCTTGCCGACGGCCTGCCGGCCGCGGTGCGCGGCGCCGTCGGGTTCGGACGGCCCGTCGACCCCACCCCGGCTCCCTGA